The DNA window GACGGTGCTCGCCGATTCGGAGTTCGATCCCTCGGGGATGGAGAACCACGCCGGCCGCCCCGAGATCGCCGCGGCCCGGGCGGGTGCTCGGGGGACGGGGGTGCGCCGCAGCCCCACCCTCGGGGTGGACATGATCTACGTGGCCGTCCCGGGGCCGCCGGTGGTCCGGGCGGCCCTTCCCCTCACCGACGTCCGCTCCGTGCTCTGGGAGGCCCGCCGGAAGGTGCTCTTCTCGGTGGTACCGGCCCTCGCCCTGGCCCTGGGGCTCGCGCTCCTGCTCTCCCGGGGCCTCACCCGCCGGTTCTCGGCCATGGCCGCCTTCGCCGCCCGCCTCGCGGCCGGGGACTACGGGGCCCGGCTCGCCGTTCACGGCAGCGACGAGCTGGCCGACCTGGAGCGCAGCCTCGGGGATCTTCGCGCCGACCTGGAGCGGCAGGTGGGCGCCCTCCAGCGGGACCGCAGGCGCCTCCAGGCCCTCGTGGACGGTCTGCCCGACGCCGTGGCCCTGCTGGACGGCGAAGGGCGCCTCGCCGTGGCCAACGAGCCCGCGCGCCGGCTCCTGCGCCTGCCCCGGGGAGCCCTCGAGGGGCTGCCCGGGGCGGAGCTGCTGCGCGAGCCGCGCCTCCTGGAGGCCCTGGACCGGTTCGGGAAGGAAGGGGGCGCCGCGCCCGAGCCGGTGCGGCTCACCTGGCCCGAGCCCGCCTGCGAGCTGGAGGCGAGGCTGCGGCCGCTTCCCGACCAGGAGGGGCGCCCCGGGTTGCTCGTGGTGCTGCGCGACCTGACCCGACAGGCCCACCTGGAGCGGGTGCGCACCGACTTCGTGGCCAACCTCTCCCACGAGCTGCGCACCCCGCTTACCGCCGTGCGGGCGTCGGCCGAGACCCTGCTCGACGGGGCCCTCGAAGACCCCGGGGCAGCCCGCCGGTTCCTGGAGTCCATCCGGCGAAACGCCCTTCGGCTCGAGACCCTGCTGGCCGACGTCTCCGACCTGGCCCGCATCGAGGCCGGCGCCGAGGACCTGGCAGCCCGGGAGCTCGACGCCCGCAGTCCGGTGGAGCACGTCCTGGAGCTCTTCCGCGCCGAGGCCGAGGCGGCGGGGGTGACCCTCTCCGGGGAGCTCCCGTCCGAGCCCCTGCCCCTGGTCTCGGATCCGGACCGGGTGGAGTCGATCCTCGTCAACCTGGTGCAGAACGCCGTGCGCTACACCCCCCGGGGCGGCGCGGTGACCGTGGCCGTGGAGGCGGCACCCCAGGGGGCGTCCTACCGGGTGCGCGACACCGGCATCGGGATCCCCCCCAAAGACCTCCCCCGGGTCACCGAGCGGTTCTACCGGGTGGACCCCGGCCGCTCCCGCGCCCAGGGGGGTACGGGCCTCGGGCTCTCCATCGTGAAGCACCTGGTGGAGCTCCTCCGGGGTAACCTGCGGATCGAGAGCGAGCACGGAAGAGGCACCGCGGTCACCGTCGTGGTGCCGAACCTGCGGCGGGGGTGAGGGGGCAGGGCGCGGTTCACCGCGACGGAGGGAGCGCGATGGATGCCGCCGGAAAGACGGTCTTTCTCTGCGCGGAAGGGATGTGGGCCCGGGGGCACGGGGCATCGCACCCTTTGAAGCCCGAGCGCCTGCGGCGCACCTTCGAGCTCCTGCGGGCGTACGGCGCCTTCGGCGTCTCCGGCTCGGCCCTGGCGGAGCCGCCCGCCGCAACCCGAGACGAGCTAGCCCTCTTCCACACCGCCGAGTACCTGGACGCGGTGGCGGCCCTGAGCCGGGGGGAGGACCGCGCCGATGCCTGGCGGTACGGCTTCGGGCCGGGGGACAACCCCGTGTTCCCCGGAATGTGGGAGACCGAAGCGCTCAAGGCCGGCGGCGCCCTGGAAGGCGCCCGGCTCCTCCTGGCCGGCCGCGCCCGGACCGCCTTCAGCTTTGCCGGAGGCTTCCACCACGCCGGTCCCGCCCTTGCCCACGGGTTCTGCGTCTTCAACGACGCGGCGGTGGTCATCGGCCACCTGCTGCGCGAGGGCCTGCGGGTGGCCTACGTGGACGTGGACGTCCACCACTGCGACGGCGTGCAGGACGCCTTCTACGACTCGGACCGGGTGCTCACGGTGTCGCTGCACGAAACGCCGCTCACCCGCTTCCCCGGAACCGGCTTCCCCGAGGAGGTGGGAGAAGGGCCGGGCCGGGGCTACAGCCTCAACGTGCCCCTGGCCCCCTTCACCACCGACGACGTCTACCTGTGGGCCTTCCGCCGGGTCGTGCCCCCCGCCGTCCGGCGGTTCGCGCCCGACGTGCTGGTGACCCAACTGGGGGCCGACACCCACTTCTCCGACCCCCTGGCCCAGCTCCTCCTCACCACCCGGGGGTACGTGCGGGCGGTGGAGGCGCTGCGGGAGCTCGCCGCCCCCACCCGCGGCTGGCTCGCCCTGGGCGGGGGCGGCTACTGCGTGGAGCTCGTGCCCCGAGCGTGGACCCTGGCCTACGGGATCCTCTCGAACCAGGAATTCCCCGACGCCTTCCCCGAAGCCTACGCCGCGGCCTACGGCCCGGGGTACCTCCACGACGCCGCAGGCCCGGTGCCCAGCCGGCGGGCGCGGGACGCGGCCTGGGCCTATGCTCGGGCCTCGGTCGAAGCCCTGGCCCGGGAGGTCGGAGACCTCTGGGGAATCGAGGGCACCCCAACCCGGGGCCCGGAGGGCGAGATGTGAGGAGTGGGTGGCACCCGGCAACCATCGGGGGCGACGGAGCTGTGCCGAGGGGGCGACTCGGGGTATTCTGAGCGGGCATTCATTCCTCCCCTGCCCCGAGGCCCCCATGCCCCCTCCCCGCTCCGCTCCCGATGCCCCCCCTCCCGACCTCCTCCCTTACACCGCGGCGGAAGAGCGCGTCCATGTGGTCACCCACGGCCTCGGTGCGCTGCTGAGCGTCGCCGGCCTGCTTGCGCTCCTGTGGCTCGCGGCCGAGCGGGACGATCCCTGGCGCATCGCGAGCGCCGCAGTCTACGGTGCCACCCTGGTGGTGCTCTTCGCGGGCTCCACCCTGTACCACAGCGCCCGCACCCCTGCCTGGCGCCGTGTGGCCCGCACCCTGGATCACTCCTCCATCTACCTGCTCATCGCCGGCACCTACACGCCGTTCACTCTGGTGACCCTTCGGGGAGCCTGGGGATGGGCGCTCTTCGGCGCGGTGTGGGGCCTGGCCGCCGTGGGGATCGCCCGGGAGGCGTTGTGCCGCCATCGGCGCAAGGGAGTCTCCATCGCGCTCTACCTGGGCGTGGGGTGGGTGGTCGTCGTGGCCGCGGGCCCCTTGACGGAGCGGCTGGCCGCGGGCGGACTGGCGCTCCTGGTCGCGGGGGGCCTGTGCTACACCGTGGGCACGATCTTCTACGGCCTGAAGCGAATCCCGTTCATGCACGCCGTCTGGCACCTGTTCGTGCTGGCCGGGAGCTGGTGCCATTATGCTGCCGTGGCGATCTACGTGGTGTAGGGCCCAGGCGCCCCCAGAATCCACCACCAAATCCGGGGCGGGGTCCGGGAGCCCCGGAGCGTAGCCCCGTGCCGCATCGACTGAACCGCCCCAGTCCATGGAACCCGGTGAGGCCAGGCGCACCGGTTCCGCGAGGGATCCCTCCTCCAATTGCCGCGGATTGCGGGGCGGAGCGCAGGGGCTCCCGGACCCCGCTTACCACCCAGGCGGTGGATCGAGGGCCCGCCACGCTGTTGACCAGGAGAGCACTTTCGTTTACAAGGGTCGGAGACGGGAGCTTGCCAAACCTCGGTTGGAGAAATTCCATGCTCGGAAAGAAGCTCAAGACAGCCCGACACGCCCGGGGCCTGAGCCTGGAGGAGCTGGCCCGAAAGACGGGGTTTTCAAAAAGTTTTTTGTCCCAGATCGAGAACGCGAAGAACTCCCCGTCCATCGCGAGCCTGAAGCGCATCACCCAGGCCCTGGACGTGAGCATCGGCGAGCTCTTCGAGTCGGACCGGGGCGACCAGATCTATTTCCTCAAGAAGGCGGACCGCATCCCCTTCGAGGTGGTCAAGGACAAGGTCATCTTCGAGTTCGGCGCCTCCAAGGTCCCCAACCGCAAGATGGAGGTCATCTTCTTCACCCTGCTCCCCGGGGGGGAGAGCGAAGGGGACTACACCCACGAAGGGGAAGAGTTCGGCACCGTGGTGGAGGGAACGCTCCACCTGGAACTGGGGGGCCGGGAGTACGTGATGGACCCGGGGGATTCCATCTACTTCAACTCCTCGGTTCCCCACCGGTGGAAGAACACCGGCCCGGCGCCCATGCGGGCGCTGTGGGTCATCACCCCGCCGTCGTTTTGACCAGGGGGCTCGGGGGGGATGGGTGAGGCCCCGGGATTCCCCTGTAAAATCGCTATCGGTATCGCGATCGGTATCGACATGGGGTTCGATACCGATACCGATACCGATACGGATACGGAAGAGGCGAAATGGACATCTTCCAGCGAAGCATCCACTCCAACGTCAAGCGCCGCGGCGAAGACCACCTCCTGGTGACGAGCTCGCTGCTGGACCTGGAGCACTCCATCCACTTCGAGATGGTGGTGCGGATCTCCACGGCCACCATCGAGGCCGCCAAGGGGGCCATGAGCAAGACCCCGCTCACCCTGTGCCTGCGGGGCACCGAGGGGATCTCGGAGCTGGTGGGGCTCACGATCGGCCGCGGCGTGGTGCGGCAAATCCAGGGGCGGCTCGGAGGTCCGCGGGGCTGCGCCCACATGGTGGAGCTCATCCTCGACGCGGTGCGGCTGGTGTCGATGCTCCTCATCGGCGACACGGTCAACTACTGGAGCGAGCTCAAGGAGGAGATGACCGAGGAGGAGATCGTGGCCCGGGGCAAGGAGAAGCTCAAGAACACCTGCCTCGTGTTCGCGGAGCCTTAACCGCCCCGCAGACGGTCCATCGTCGGTATCGGGATCGATGGCGATACCGATCCCGATAGCGATGGCGATACCGATGGCGATGGCGATGGGAGCAAGGGCGAGGGCGTTGACATGCAGACCAAGCGGGTGACGCTGGAAGAGGCCATCGGGCAGTTCGTGCACGACGGCGACGCGGTGGTGCTGGGGACCGCCCTGGAATCCCTCATCCCCTTTGCCGCCGGGTACGAGATGGTCCGCCAGGGCCGGCTGGATCTGACGCTGGTGGGGCCCATCTCCGACATGCTCTTCGACGTGCTCGTGGGGGCAGGCTGCGTCCACCGGGTGGAAGCCGCCTGGGTGGGAAACGTGATGATGGGGACGGGCTACAACTACCGGCGGGCGGTGGAGGACGGCGTGCCCCGCCCCATCGAGGTGGTGGAGCACTCGAACCTCACGCTCCAGGCCGGGCTCAAGGCCGCCGCCCAGGGGCTTCCGTACCTGCCCACCCGAACCGCGCTGGGAAGCACGATCCTGGAGCGCAACCCCGGACTGACGACCACCCGCTGCCCCTTCACCGGCGAGGCGCTGGTCGCCGTGCGCGCCATCCAGCCCGACGTGGCCGTGCTCCACGTGCAGCGGGCCGACGCCCGGGGCAACGCCCACGTGTGGGGCAACCTGGGGGTAACCCAGGAGGCCGCCCTGGCGGCCCGGAAGGTGGTCCTGGTGGCGGAGGAGATCGTTGCCCCGTCGGTCATCGCCAGCGATCCCAACCGCACCTTGATCCCGGGGTTCCTGGTCTCGGCCGTGGCCGAAGTGCCGGGGGGTAGCCACCCTTCCCCCTGCCAGGGCTACTCCAACCGTGATCACGGCTTCTACTCCGCCTACCACGCCGCGAGCCGCACCCGGAAGGGCTTCCTGGAGTGGCTCGACCGGTACGTC is part of the Thermodesulfobacteriota bacterium genome and encodes:
- a CDS encoding ATP-binding protein, yielding MARTLFARLAVHSAVLLVVVLLVAGMALDPFIVGRETRRLELRLTSLASLAAVDLPPAGPVLQETVRRRGAAGGFRLTVVDRDGTVLADSEFDPSGMENHAGRPEIAAARAGARGTGVRRSPTLGVDMIYVAVPGPPVVRAALPLTDVRSVLWEARRKVLFSVVPALALALGLALLLSRGLTRRFSAMAAFAARLAAGDYGARLAVHGSDELADLERSLGDLRADLERQVGALQRDRRRLQALVDGLPDAVALLDGEGRLAVANEPARRLLRLPRGALEGLPGAELLREPRLLEALDRFGKEGGAAPEPVRLTWPEPACELEARLRPLPDQEGRPGLLVVLRDLTRQAHLERVRTDFVANLSHELRTPLTAVRASAETLLDGALEDPGAARRFLESIRRNALRLETLLADVSDLARIEAGAEDLAARELDARSPVEHVLELFRAEAEAAGVTLSGELPSEPLPLVSDPDRVESILVNLVQNAVRYTPRGGAVTVAVEAAPQGASYRVRDTGIGIPPKDLPRVTERFYRVDPGRSRAQGGTGLGLSIVKHLVELLRGNLRIESEHGRGTAVTVVVPNLRRG
- a CDS encoding acetoin utilization protein AcuC; this translates as MDAAGKTVFLCAEGMWARGHGASHPLKPERLRRTFELLRAYGAFGVSGSALAEPPAATRDELALFHTAEYLDAVAALSRGEDRADAWRYGFGPGDNPVFPGMWETEALKAGGALEGARLLLAGRARTAFSFAGGFHHAGPALAHGFCVFNDAAVVIGHLLREGLRVAYVDVDVHHCDGVQDAFYDSDRVLTVSLHETPLTRFPGTGFPEEVGEGPGRGYSLNVPLAPFTTDDVYLWAFRRVVPPAVRRFAPDVLVTQLGADTHFSDPLAQLLLTTRGYVRAVEALRELAAPTRGWLALGGGGYCVELVPRAWTLAYGILSNQEFPDAFPEAYAAAYGPGYLHDAAGPVPSRRARDAAWAYARASVEALAREVGDLWGIEGTPTRGPEGEM
- a CDS encoding CoA-transferase, with the protein product MQTKRVTLEEAIGQFVHDGDAVVLGTALESLIPFAAGYEMVRQGRLDLTLVGPISDMLFDVLVGAGCVHRVEAAWVGNVMMGTGYNYRRAVEDGVPRPIEVVEHSNLTLQAGLKAAAQGLPYLPTRTALGSTILERNPGLTTTRCPFTGEALVAVRAIQPDVAVLHVQRADARGNAHVWGNLGVTQEAALAARKVVLVAEEIVAPSVIASDPNRTLIPGFLVSAVAEVPGGSHPSPCQGYSNRDHGFYSAYHAASRTRKGFLEWLDRYVLDPGSHAGYRELLRGEGRLDALAVAEHAYSAPVDYGY
- a CDS encoding DUF2889 domain-containing protein, producing the protein MDIFQRSIHSNVKRRGEDHLLVTSSLLDLEHSIHFEMVVRISTATIEAAKGAMSKTPLTLCLRGTEGISELVGLTIGRGVVRQIQGRLGGPRGCAHMVELILDAVRLVSMLLIGDTVNYWSELKEEMTEEEIVARGKEKLKNTCLVFAEP
- a CDS encoding cupin domain-containing protein, whose translation is MLGKKLKTARHARGLSLEELARKTGFSKSFLSQIENAKNSPSIASLKRITQALDVSIGELFESDRGDQIYFLKKADRIPFEVVKDKVIFEFGASKVPNRKMEVIFFTLLPGGESEGDYTHEGEEFGTVVEGTLHLELGGREYVMDPGDSIYFNSSVPHRWKNTGPAPMRALWVITPPSF
- a CDS encoding hemolysin III family protein, with the protein product MPPPRSAPDAPPPDLLPYTAAEERVHVVTHGLGALLSVAGLLALLWLAAERDDPWRIASAAVYGATLVVLFAGSTLYHSARTPAWRRVARTLDHSSIYLLIAGTYTPFTLVTLRGAWGWALFGAVWGLAAVGIAREALCRHRRKGVSIALYLGVGWVVVVAAGPLTERLAAGGLALLVAGGLCYTVGTIFYGLKRIPFMHAVWHLFVLAGSWCHYAAVAIYVV